In a genomic window of Maricaulis maris MCS10:
- a CDS encoding DNA polymerase IV, with protein sequence MSEAGQSGYCRACLAPLPGPADACPACGSHKLLRHAELDTLSIAHVDCDAFFAAVEKRDNPALEDKPVIIGGQKRGVVSTCCYVARLYGVHSAMPMFKALQVCPDAVVIRPEHGKYTREGYRIRDMMKDITPLVEPLSIDEAFLDLTGTARLHGASPALSLLRLQRRIELEVGITVSVGLSFNKFLAKTASDLDKPNGFAVIGEAEALDFLAPRSVRSIYGVGPAFAAKLERDGIRTLSDIRRQGDKRMADRYGDMGYHLSRLSRGEDRRSVSTDRERKSVSSETTFNADLCDREVLEKHLWRLCVKVADQMKAKAISGQVVTLKLKTSDFRSRTRRRTLNEPSQLADTLFRVGQQLLEPELDGTRFRLIGIGFSGLRDAVGDAGDLLDPQAIRRATAERAMDRARDKFGSDAVVKGRGLSSKPKPGSKPKPGQTS encoded by the coding sequence GTGAGCGAGGCCGGCCAATCCGGTTATTGCCGCGCCTGTCTCGCGCCGCTGCCAGGCCCGGCCGACGCCTGCCCGGCCTGCGGCAGTCACAAACTGCTGCGCCATGCCGAGCTGGACACGCTGTCCATCGCCCATGTCGATTGCGATGCCTTTTTCGCGGCCGTCGAAAAGCGCGACAACCCGGCGCTCGAGGACAAGCCTGTCATCATTGGCGGCCAGAAACGCGGCGTGGTGTCGACCTGTTGCTATGTCGCCCGGCTGTATGGCGTCCACTCGGCCATGCCGATGTTCAAGGCGTTGCAGGTCTGTCCGGATGCGGTGGTGATCCGCCCGGAGCACGGCAAATACACCCGCGAGGGTTACCGCATCCGCGACATGATGAAGGACATCACGCCGCTGGTGGAACCCCTGTCGATCGACGAAGCCTTCCTCGACCTCACCGGCACCGCCCGACTGCACGGCGCCTCTCCCGCCCTCTCCCTGCTGCGGCTGCAACGCCGGATCGAGCTGGAAGTCGGCATCACCGTCTCGGTCGGGCTGTCCTTCAACAAATTCCTCGCCAAGACCGCCTCAGACCTGGACAAGCCCAACGGGTTTGCGGTGATCGGTGAGGCTGAAGCGCTCGACTTCCTCGCCCCCAGGTCCGTGCGCTCGATCTATGGCGTCGGCCCGGCCTTCGCCGCCAAGCTCGAGCGTGACGGGATCCGCACCCTGTCCGATATCCGCCGCCAGGGCGACAAGCGCATGGCCGATCGCTACGGCGATATGGGCTACCATCTCTCCCGCCTGTCACGCGGCGAGGACCGACGCTCTGTTTCGACCGATCGCGAGCGCAAGAGCGTGTCCTCGGAGACCACCTTCAACGCCGATCTGTGTGATCGGGAGGTTCTGGAAAAACACCTCTGGCGCCTGTGCGTGAAAGTCGCTGACCAGATGAAGGCCAAGGCGATTTCCGGGCAGGTTGTGACCTTGAAGTTGAAGACGTCGGACTTCCGGTCGCGAACCCGCCGCCGCACCCTGAACGAGCCCAGCCAGCTGGCCGACACCCTGTTCCGGGTCGGCCAGCAATTGCTCGAGCCGGAACTGGACGGGACACGCTTCCGCTTGATCGGGATCGGATTTTCCGGACTGCGTGACGCTGTCGGCGATGCGGGTGATTTGCTCGACCCGCAAGCCATCCGCCGCGCCACCGCCGAACGGGCGATGGACAGGGCGCGTGACAAGTTCGGCAGCGATGCGGTGGTAAAAGGGCGGGGCCTCAGTTCGAAACCGAAACCGGGCTCGAAGCCGAAACCTGGTCAAACCAGTTGA
- a CDS encoding ROK family protein: MNRIGIDLGGTKIEARLFAPGGEELCRQRVATPRNYTGTISEIERLVMAMEAKYGAARVGLAHPGSISPETGLMRNANSVWLNGRPFREDLSARLDRPVRTANDANCFALSEARDGAGRGAGVVFGVIVGTGVGGGIVAGGQLINGTQAIAGEWGHIPLPWPHKDELDPPGCWCGKTGCLETWLSGPGLAACHARAHGGALTANEVFLAARDGDAAAIESVERHGERMARGLAVVINILDPDVIVLGGGVSNADGLIERINRTLPAWLFSDICRTRVVRHHHGDASGVRGAAWLWDDDGAAL; this comes from the coding sequence ATGAATCGGATCGGCATCGACCTCGGCGGGACCAAGATCGAAGCGCGCCTGTTCGCACCCGGCGGCGAGGAACTGTGTCGACAGCGTGTCGCGACCCCGCGCAACTATACGGGCACGATATCCGAGATCGAGCGCCTGGTCATGGCCATGGAGGCCAAATACGGAGCCGCGCGGGTCGGCCTGGCACATCCCGGCTCCATCAGTCCCGAAACCGGCCTGATGCGCAATGCCAATTCGGTCTGGCTCAATGGGCGCCCCTTTCGCGAAGACCTGTCGGCCCGGCTCGACCGCCCTGTCCGAACAGCGAATGACGCCAATTGCTTTGCCCTGTCGGAAGCGCGGGACGGCGCGGGCCGTGGCGCCGGGGTCGTTTTCGGTGTCATTGTCGGCACCGGAGTCGGAGGCGGCATCGTTGCCGGCGGTCAGCTCATCAATGGCACCCAGGCAATCGCCGGCGAATGGGGACACATTCCCCTGCCCTGGCCGCATAAGGACGAGCTGGATCCACCCGGCTGCTGGTGCGGCAAGACGGGCTGTCTGGAGACCTGGCTGTCCGGACCGGGCCTGGCGGCCTGCCACGCCCGCGCGCACGGCGGCGCCCTCACCGCCAACGAGGTTTTCCTCGCCGCGCGGGATGGTGATGCCGCGGCCATTGAGAGTGTGGAGCGTCACGGCGAGCGGATGGCTCGGGGCCTCGCGGTGGTCATCAACATTCTCGACCCCGACGTCATTGTCTTGGGCGGCGGCGTGTCCAATGCAGATGGACTGATCGAACGGATCAACCGCACCCTGCCTGCCTGGCTGTTCTCGGACATATGTCGCACCCGGGTCGTCCGCCATCATCACGGCGATGCCTCCGGTGTACGCGGCGCGGCCTGGCTGTGGGATGACGATGGGGCGGCACTGTGA
- a CDS encoding response regulator, protein MPKKVLIVEDNELNMKLFNDLLEAHGYETLQTKDGFKALEMAREHTPDLILMDIQLPEVSGLEVTKWLKDDDSLAAIPVVAVTAFAMKGDEERIREGGCEAYLSKPITVATFIQTVRQFLD, encoded by the coding sequence ATGCCCAAAAAGGTCCTGATTGTCGAAGATAACGAGCTGAACATGAAGCTGTTCAACGATCTGCTGGAGGCTCATGGCTATGAGACCCTGCAGACCAAGGACGGCTTCAAGGCGCTCGAAATGGCGCGTGAACACACGCCCGATCTGATTCTCATGGACATCCAGCTTCCGGAAGTGTCCGGCCTTGAAGTCACCAAGTGGCTCAAGGACGATGACAGCTTGGCCGCGATTCCGGTTGTGGCAGTCACCGCGTTTGCAATGAAGGGGGATGAGGAGCGCATTCGTGAAGGCGGATGCGAGGCCTATCTGTCCAAGCCGATCACGGTTGCCACCTTCATTCAGACGGTTCGTCAATTTCTTGACTAG
- a CDS encoding PleD family two-component system response regulator, protein MSARILVVDDQAANVRLLEARLQAEYFEVCTATNGADAIAVAKAEQPDLILLDVMMPVMDGYDTCSRIKDDPATRHIPVVMVTALDQREDRIRGLEAGADDFLTKPIDDVSMFARIRSLLRLKEVLDELRYRESSSALAGISGDVQDDIDAPARVVVVSADPRATCRFAAALPSKAEILETHDPAEAIIAARNDADLLIVDLTSPGYDGLRLCARIRSDAATRQLPILAVVRPADVQQAVRALDLGVNDIIQRPVDAGELAARSRTQLRRKRYADQLRSHLDEGMEMAVTDALTGLHNRRYISSRLRQAMDSASNGGAPVSLLLADIDHFKHINDTYGHDAGDRVLRDFSSRLQTGLRALDLAARYGGEEFVVVMPGAGLAEARIAAERLRSSIDGSGFDLSDGTSVPVTVSIGIAQAHRGEALDALLRRADEALYAAKTAGRNQVQAADNAAA, encoded by the coding sequence ATGAGTGCAAGAATTCTCGTCGTGGACGATCAGGCCGCCAATGTCCGGCTGCTTGAAGCCCGTCTCCAGGCTGAATATTTTGAGGTTTGCACAGCGACCAACGGCGCCGACGCGATCGCCGTGGCCAAGGCTGAACAACCTGACCTGATCCTGCTCGATGTCATGATGCCGGTGATGGACGGGTATGACACCTGTTCGCGGATCAAGGATGACCCCGCAACCCGCCACATCCCGGTTGTGATGGTGACCGCGCTGGACCAGCGCGAAGACCGCATCCGAGGCCTTGAAGCCGGCGCCGATGATTTTCTGACCAAGCCGATCGATGATGTCAGCATGTTTGCCCGCATCCGCAGCCTGTTGCGGCTCAAGGAGGTGCTGGATGAGCTGCGCTACCGCGAGTCCAGTTCGGCGTTGGCGGGTATTTCCGGTGATGTGCAGGACGATATCGACGCACCGGCCCGCGTGGTCGTCGTCAGCGCCGACCCGCGTGCGACCTGCCGCTTTGCTGCGGCGCTTCCGTCGAAGGCCGAGATCCTGGAAACCCACGATCCTGCCGAGGCGATCATCGCTGCCCGCAATGACGCCGACCTGTTGATCGTCGACCTGACCTCACCGGGCTATGACGGGCTGCGCCTGTGCGCGCGGATCCGGTCAGATGCCGCGACGCGGCAGCTGCCGATCCTGGCTGTGGTTCGTCCGGCGGATGTCCAGCAGGCTGTGCGCGCGCTCGATCTGGGCGTGAATGACATTATCCAGCGGCCGGTTGATGCCGGCGAGCTGGCAGCGCGCTCTCGTACCCAGCTGCGCCGCAAGCGCTATGCCGACCAGTTGCGGTCGCATCTCGATGAAGGCATGGAGATGGCGGTCACTGACGCGCTGACCGGCCTGCACAATCGTCGTTACATCTCGTCGCGCCTGCGGCAGGCGATGGACAGCGCCAGCAATGGTGGCGCGCCGGTTTCCCTGCTTCTCGCCGATATCGACCATTTCAAGCACATCAACGACACTTACGGCCATGATGCCGGTGACCGTGTCCTGCGCGATTTTTCATCCCGCTTGCAGACCGGCCTGCGGGCGCTCGATCTGGCGGCCCGCTATGGTGGCGAAGAATTTGTCGTTGTCATGCCCGGGGCGGGGCTGGCCGAGGCGCGCATAGCGGCCGAGCGGCTGCGGAGCAGTATCGACGGTTCTGGCTTTGATCTGTCGGACGGCACAAGCGTGCCGGTGACGGTCAGTATCGGCATCGCCCAGGCCCATCGCGGCGAGGCGCTGGATGCCCTGCTGCGGCGTGCTGACGAGGCGCTCTATGCAGCCAAGACTGCCGGCCGGAATCAAGTTCAGGCCGCGGACAACGCCGCGGCCTGA
- the rpmG gene encoding 50S ribosomal protein L33: protein MAKPTTIKIRLNSTAGTGYFYVTKKNARTMTEKLVLKKYDPVARKHVDFKEAKIK from the coding sequence ATGGCGAAGCCGACAACCATCAAGATCCGCCTGAACTCCACGGCTGGTACGGGTTATTTCTACGTGACGAAGAAAAATGCGCGCACCATGACCGAGAAGCTCGTGCTCAAGAAGTACGACCCGGTCGCCCGCAAGCACGTCGATTTCAAGGAAGCGAAAATCAAGTAG
- a CDS encoding MFS transporter → MTNPLTDPRFANNRSLIAAICCAAVCGIVFGLSMPLISLRLEGMTSSGMIVGLNGAAAAASTLVMAPIVPRLLSLMPGRVLIVISLVLAGTLHALFPVFDNVPAWFVLRFVMGCFMTVIFVISETWINQIATPLRRATILGIYGTVLSGGFGIGAFLFGQLGAVSNAGFFAGGLIFMIGALPIILLQGPAAQAPDKDEAAPRAILGAAKAAPAAIGAALAFGALETVLFSLAPVYGDRLDLDEHGISLVAMAAAAGALAFQIPLGWIADRTDRREALKWIATTAAITPLAIWAVGDYLPGMMLLFFIQAGVASGLYTVGLALLGERFSGGGIAAANAAFIFAYGAGSLFGPPASGTAMDMVGPQGLMIVMAGIAAVYAALVWRRASRTAGNS, encoded by the coding sequence ATGACCAACCCGCTCACCGATCCCCGTTTTGCCAATAACCGCTCGCTGATCGCGGCGATCTGTTGTGCAGCCGTGTGTGGCATCGTGTTCGGGCTTTCCATGCCGCTGATCTCGCTGCGCCTGGAGGGCATGACCTCATCGGGTATGATTGTCGGTCTCAACGGGGCGGCGGCGGCAGCCTCGACGCTTGTCATGGCCCCGATCGTGCCACGCTTGCTGTCCCTGATGCCGGGACGCGTTCTGATCGTGATCAGCCTCGTTCTGGCCGGCACGCTGCACGCCCTCTTTCCCGTCTTTGACAATGTCCCGGCCTGGTTCGTCCTTCGCTTTGTCATGGGTTGCTTCATGACGGTGATCTTCGTGATCTCGGAGACCTGGATCAACCAGATCGCCACGCCGCTGCGTCGGGCGACCATCCTTGGCATTTACGGGACCGTGCTGTCCGGCGGCTTCGGGATCGGTGCTTTTCTCTTCGGACAGCTGGGTGCGGTCAGCAATGCCGGCTTTTTTGCCGGCGGCTTGATCTTCATGATCGGTGCGCTGCCCATCATTTTGCTGCAAGGCCCCGCCGCCCAGGCCCCGGACAAGGATGAAGCCGCACCACGCGCCATTCTGGGCGCCGCGAAAGCGGCGCCGGCGGCCATCGGGGCGGCGCTCGCCTTCGGGGCACTGGAGACTGTCCTTTTCTCCCTGGCACCGGTCTATGGCGACCGCCTCGACCTCGATGAGCATGGCATTTCCCTGGTGGCGATGGCCGCCGCGGCGGGCGCCCTCGCCTTCCAGATCCCGTTGGGCTGGATCGCCGACCGCACCGATCGCCGCGAAGCGCTGAAATGGATCGCGACGACGGCCGCCATCACCCCGCTCGCCATCTGGGCTGTCGGTGACTATCTGCCGGGCATGATGCTGCTTTTCTTCATCCAGGCCGGCGTCGCTTCCGGGCTCTACACGGTCGGCCTGGCCCTGCTCGGAGAGCGCTTCTCCGGTGGCGGGATCGCGGCGGCCAATGCGGCTTTCATCTTCGCCTATGGTGCCGGCTCGCTCTTCGGGCCGCCCGCATCGGGCACCGCCATGGATATGGTCGGACCACAGGGGCTGATGATCGTCATGGCCGGCATCGCAGCAGTCTATGCTGCGCTGGTGTGGCGGCGTGCATCGCGAACAGCCGGGAACAGTTGA
- a CDS encoding NUDIX hydrolase has translation MSDEHHRKDIKPMRPRLAASLILTRREGDRIDVLMGRRSAKHVFMPNKYVFPGGRVDRADSSAPLARDLDARVLDVMSRTMAATRARAAAAAAVRETAEETGLLIAREAPIRSRHVNWLPFRDAGAAPDLGSLKLITRAITPPGRTRRFDTWFFTADASALLDDRAPEPSDELEDVQWVTLADARQLDLPFVTHFVLDELKRVQPPAPEPPRCMRAVRGKMVVEAL, from the coding sequence GTGAGTGACGAGCATCACCGCAAGGATATCAAGCCGATGCGCCCGCGCCTGGCGGCGTCCCTGATCCTCACCCGGCGCGAGGGCGACCGGATTGACGTGCTGATGGGGCGGCGCTCGGCCAAGCATGTCTTCATGCCCAATAAATACGTCTTTCCCGGCGGCCGGGTCGACCGGGCCGACAGCTCGGCCCCGCTGGCCCGGGACCTGGATGCGCGGGTGCTGGATGTGATGTCACGGACCATGGCGGCCACGCGGGCCCGCGCCGCGGCCGCAGCGGCGGTCCGGGAAACGGCCGAGGAAACCGGCCTTCTGATCGCCCGCGAAGCGCCTATTCGTAGCCGCCACGTCAATTGGCTGCCCTTCCGTGACGCCGGCGCCGCGCCCGATCTCGGCTCTCTCAAACTCATCACCCGTGCCATCACCCCGCCCGGTCGCACGCGCCGCTTCGATACCTGGTTCTTCACTGCCGACGCCTCGGCCCTGCTCGACGACCGGGCGCCCGAGCCGAGTGACGAGCTGGAGGATGTCCAATGGGTAACACTGGCCGATGCCCGCCAGCTGGACCTGCCCTTCGTGACCCATTTCGTGCTGGATGAACTCAAGCGCGTCCAGCCGCCGGCTCCCGAGCCTCCGCGCTGCATGCGGGCCGTGCGTGGCAAGATGGTTGTCGAGGCCTTGTGA